In one Nicotiana sylvestris chromosome 8, ASM39365v2, whole genome shotgun sequence genomic region, the following are encoded:
- the LOC104231147 gene encoding uncharacterized protein: MPPVLSAHNFCVSPSEIVYALEKLGTKVQWPQKMKSDPSARRSNVLYEFHQERGHKTEDYIGLQQEVVRMLNQGYLKELLSDKGRANFARGCDPSQGPPKPPSSARTIHMIIGGSDDSVINHVKFTTTHKLKRTVAHERYDDFEDSIIFGKSDADSLSFPHYDALVITLRIADTDVKRIMVDDGSGACIIHPRVLVQMRLEDKIIPHCITPTSFNNAVERTSREIVLPVLAGGVTLETIFHVMNQETAYNAIIGCPWIHTMRAVPSSFYQVIKFPTSWGIFNIQGE; the protein is encoded by the coding sequence ATGCCTCCAGTGTtatctgctcataacttttgtgtttccccttcagagATAGTGTACGCACTGGAGAAGCTGGGCACGAAGGTGCAATGGCCACAAAAAATGAAATCGGACCCAAGCGCAAGGAGGTCAAATGTCCTCTACGAATTCCATCAGGAAAGAGGACACAAGACCGAAGATTACATAGGCCTGCAGCAAGAGGTGGTCAGGATGTTGAACCAGGGATACCTAAAGGAACTGCTCAGCGATAAAGGAAGGGCCAACTTCGCCAGAGGATGTGACCCGTCtcaaggacctccaaaaccaccatCGTCGGCACGTACCATACATATGATCATCGGCGGCAGCGATGATTCGGTAATCAACCACGTGAAGTTCACCACCACGCATAAACTCAAACGGACGGTCGCTCACGAACGGTATGATGACttcgaagatagtatcatcttcggAAAATCAGATGCCGacagtttgtctttccctcatTATGATGCTTTAGTCATAACATTACGCATCGCTGATACAGATGTAAAAAGAATTATGGTAGACGACGGAAGTGGCGCGTGTATTATCCACCCGAGAGTTCTCGTGCAAatgaggctcgaggataaaataataccgcaTTGCATAACACCAACGAGTTTTAACAATGCAGTAGAGCGGACATCCAGGGAAATAGTGCTGCCCGTCCTCGCTGGGGGAGTCACGTTGGAAACCATATTCCACGTTATGAACCAGGAAACAGCCTATAATGCCATCATAGGATGCCCATGGATACACACCATGCGAGCCGTCCCCTCAAGCTTTTATCAAGTGATCAAATTTCCCACCTCTTGGGGAATATTCAACATTCAAGGCGAATAG